A single Sulfurimonas aquatica DNA region contains:
- a CDS encoding phosphatase PAP2 family protein: MIFSKKQLLIFTLIMSLLIVLSYFTLDRAVSLYFIENADTYKVFGKTVSTLGESHWYIGSAILGALYFGYVKKNSLYTQRFLFLLYANIFSGLVSLVSKMFFGRLRPWKLENGGDGFGFLISQNPDYTLMQNIKYQIDMLIENSTHYSSFPSGHTTTSITVFTVLMLLFPRYVYIWLPITLLGIVSRLLANDHFVSDLLAGTIVGLLSTLYIYSKMKSKVEK, encoded by the coding sequence ATGATATTTTCTAAAAAACAGCTATTAATTTTTACGCTTATTATGAGTCTGCTCATAGTTTTGTCATACTTTACACTTGATAGAGCTGTCTCTTTATATTTTATTGAAAATGCGGACACTTACAAAGTCTTTGGAAAAACTGTAAGCACTCTTGGAGAGTCTCACTGGTATATTGGTAGTGCAATATTAGGAGCACTCTACTTCGGTTACGTTAAAAAAAATAGTCTTTATACTCAAAGATTTCTCTTCTTGCTCTATGCAAATATCTTCTCAGGTCTAGTTAGTTTAGTGAGTAAGATGTTTTTTGGAAGACTTCGTCCTTGGAAGTTAGAAAATGGTGGAGATGGTTTTGGTTTTCTTATATCTCAAAATCCCGACTATACACTCATGCAAAATATAAAATATCAAATAGATATGCTCATAGAAAATTCAACTCACTATAGCTCTTTTCCTTCGGGCCACACAACGACAAGCATCACCGTTTTTACGGTTTTAATGCTTCTTTTTCCAAGATATGTTTATATCTGGCTCCCTATCACCCTACTTGGTATTGTTAGTAGACTCCTTGCTAATGATCATTTTGTTAGTGATCTTTTAGCTGGCACTATTGTTGGTCTACTATCAACTCTCTATATCTACTCAAAAATGAAATCAAAGGTAGAAAAATAA
- a CDS encoding glycosyltransferase family 39 protein, producing the protein MTLLNSNLMNLLSKEHTPFFYFITLVAIFRLLVAPHLGLGADEAHYLIYALNLDWSYYDHPPLVGWTQYIFTSIFGVDEFGSRISAISIGFFSSLFLYKLIYQIDYSPKKAFIGVLALHGAFIFNALFLMLMPDTLLFLFIIPIIFSVVKLEHEDSLKNWLFLGLLLGLAGLSKYTAILFIVPIVLYFVLKKRYDIFINPKILLSASTAVVIVSPVIYWNMLTGWESFIYQSNHVVGSSTVNFKGFLASLSAQFFTYNPFLVPLSFYGLYRSIKSKNDLLFLSALFGITLFIFFTYNSLYKTALPHWSALFYMLFIPIGVYFLYDKYTKYIKFSIGLGILLSSLIYLEVATKLIPLPDENSLHIDIYGFEKIMSEANKHIKEPQKEAIGVTIWTLASRAIVYNSKYPSDVYLLDKRHDQFDIWQKEAPLGKDMVVIDTPFAHKEIKNYMKCDSVQKLDAFKLVKNEKEPAVTLYRCTNYQGLR; encoded by the coding sequence TTGACACTCTTAAATTCAAACTTGATGAACTTACTAAGTAAAGAACACACCCCTTTTTTCTACTTCATAACACTAGTAGCCATTTTTAGGCTACTAGTAGCTCCTCACCTTGGTCTTGGAGCTGATGAAGCTCATTATCTCATTTATGCCTTAAATCTTGACTGGAGCTATTATGACCATCCTCCCTTAGTTGGTTGGACACAGTATATTTTCACTTCTATTTTTGGTGTGGATGAGTTTGGTTCACGTATTTCAGCTATTTCTATCGGTTTTTTTAGCTCACTATTTCTCTATAAACTTATATATCAAATAGACTATAGCCCTAAAAAAGCTTTTATAGGGGTTTTAGCACTTCACGGTGCGTTTATATTTAATGCGCTCTTTTTGATGCTTATGCCGGATACTCTACTTTTTTTGTTTATCATTCCCATTATCTTTAGTGTAGTTAAACTTGAACATGAAGACTCTCTAAAAAACTGGCTTTTTCTTGGTCTTTTACTTGGTCTTGCAGGTCTTTCAAAGTATACAGCCATTTTATTTATAGTTCCAATTGTTCTGTATTTTGTTCTCAAAAAGAGATATGATATTTTTATAAACCCTAAAATACTACTCTCAGCTTCTACTGCGGTGGTCATAGTTTCACCTGTTATATATTGGAATATGCTAACAGGCTGGGAGAGTTTCATCTATCAAAGCAATCATGTGGTAGGAAGTAGTACTGTAAACTTCAAAGGATTTTTAGCCTCACTCTCTGCTCAATTTTTTACATATAATCCTTTTTTAGTTCCTCTGAGTTTTTATGGTCTGTATCGCTCCATAAAGTCAAAAAACGACCTGCTCTTTTTATCAGCTTTATTTGGAATTACGCTCTTTATCTTTTTTACCTATAACTCTTTATATAAAACAGCCCTTCCACATTGGAGTGCTCTTTTTTATATGCTTTTTATCCCTATTGGTGTTTATTTTCTTTATGATAAGTATACGAAGTACATAAAGTTCTCTATAGGCTTAGGCATACTACTCTCATCTCTTATATATTTAGAAGTAGCGACTAAACTCATTCCTCTTCCAGATGAAAACTCTTTGCATATAGATATTTATGGATTTGAGAAGATTATGTCTGAGGCGAACAAACATATAAAAGAGCCACAAAAAGAGGCTATTGGCGTTACCATCTGGACTCTAGCCTCACGGGCTATTGTCTATAACTCAAAATATCCTTCAGATGTCTATCTACTTGATAAACGCCATGATCAGTTTGACATATGGCAAAAAGAAGCACCCCTGGGTAAGGATATGGTCGTCATAGATACACCTTTTGCGCATAAAGAGATTAAAAACTATATGAAATGTGATAGTGTACAAAAGCTTGATGCGTTTAAACTAGTAAAAAATGAAAAAGAGCCAGCTGTTACACTCTATAGATGTACTAACTACCAAGGTTTACGATGA
- a CDS encoding glycosyltransferase family 9 protein — translation MNVDTMRNIDHYAGVPLACAGTIIKKTADFFIPPKKIKPKNVLLIELSEMGSAIIVDPAMRKLKANIEGELFFVIFSKNKVSLQLLETVKEENIYSIDESSIMNLAKSSLDFLKWCREKEIDSVIDLELFSRFTALLTASSGAVNRVGFHSFHNEGLYRGDFLTHKVSYNPHQHIAKNFIALVDALLSEEQELPFLKRVIPDSEIQIAKAVIADEEQDAIRAVISDMYEGFDKEKNPVILVNSNASDLLPQRRWDRENYGEVIKKILAYNENAIVLLTGAPAEKDGAQLLADYVDDKRCINFAGAVKFLQLPALYSVCAFMLTNDSGPAHFASITEMHTFVIFGPETPALYGSLGPTTPIYAGMSCSPCVSASNHRKTPCSDNQCIKIITPEWVFDTLKFKLDELTK, via the coding sequence ATGAACGTAGATACTATGAGAAATATTGACCATTATGCTGGAGTGCCTCTCGCTTGTGCTGGAACTATCATCAAAAAAACAGCTGACTTTTTTATTCCACCGAAGAAAATAAAGCCTAAAAACGTTCTTCTTATAGAACTCTCAGAGATGGGAAGTGCTATTATTGTTGACCCTGCTATGAGAAAACTCAAAGCTAACATTGAAGGTGAGTTATTTTTTGTAATTTTTTCAAAAAACAAAGTATCTCTTCAGCTACTGGAGACTGTTAAAGAGGAAAATATATACTCAATTGATGAGAGTAGTATAATGAACCTCGCTAAAAGTTCACTTGACTTTTTAAAATGGTGTAGAGAAAAGGAGATAGACTCTGTTATAGATTTAGAGCTATTTTCGCGTTTCACAGCCCTTCTTACTGCTTCAAGTGGAGCAGTAAATCGCGTTGGATTTCATTCATTTCATAATGAAGGTCTTTATAGAGGAGATTTTTTAACGCATAAAGTGTCCTATAATCCTCACCAACATATCGCTAAAAACTTTATAGCGCTTGTTGACGCGCTTTTAAGTGAAGAACAAGAGCTTCCATTTCTAAAGCGCGTTATTCCAGACTCTGAGATTCAAATTGCAAAAGCAGTTATAGCTGATGAAGAACAAGATGCTATCAGAGCCGTCATCTCTGATATGTATGAAGGTTTTGATAAAGAGAAAAACCCTGTTATTTTAGTAAACTCAAATGCTTCAGACCTTCTTCCACAGCGTAGATGGGACAGAGAAAATTATGGTGAGGTTATTAAAAAGATACTCGCATATAACGAAAATGCAATAGTTTTACTTACAGGTGCTCCAGCTGAAAAAGATGGTGCGCAGCTCCTCGCTGATTACGTAGATGATAAACGCTGTATTAACTTTGCAGGCGCTGTGAAATTTTTACAACTTCCGGCTCTATATAGCGTTTGTGCGTTTATGCTTACAAACGACTCAGGACCGGCACATTTTGCTTCTATAACTGAGATGCATACATTTGTTATCTTTGGACCTGAAACGCCAGCTCTTTATGGCTCACTCGGCCCAACTACTCCTATCTATGCTGGAATGAGTTGTTCTCCATGCGTAAGCGCTTCTAACCATAGAAAAACGCCATGTAGCGACAACCAGTGTATTAAAATAATTACTCCAGAGTGGGTATTTGACACTCTTAAATTCAAACTTGATGAACTTACTAAGTAA
- a CDS encoding lysylphosphatidylglycerol synthase transmembrane domain-containing protein, with translation MKNIIKLIITIAIFYYLFQHIDFDTLWQRLSNSHGGWIFVALLMQLTSTYLAAYRWFKISQLLVFKEKLSFYVQSYFKGTFFNQVLPSSIGGDAVRIIDLTRENYDKKDAFYGVFVDRVVGLVGLLVLNLIASILFYGTFEQEFSQLIIFIALSGIIGFASLFHFHRLKFLEKYKFLNLFNRLAKRLNTLYASRMLLIKHISISVIVHLFSVLTMYGLSLSLGLDLSFQTLLIAVPPVFLLTIVPLSLAGWGIREGAMIGVFMLVGADQTKVLAMSILYGLLLIISALPGSYFWIKSKKAT, from the coding sequence ATGAAAAATATAATCAAGTTAATTATTACAATTGCCATTTTTTACTATCTGTTTCAACATATTGATTTTGACACTCTTTGGCAAAGACTCTCAAACAGTCATGGCGGTTGGATATTTGTAGCGCTTCTTATGCAACTCACTTCAACTTACCTAGCGGCATACAGATGGTTTAAAATCTCTCAACTTTTAGTCTTTAAAGAGAAACTCTCATTTTACGTTCAGAGCTATTTTAAAGGAACTTTCTTTAACCAAGTCCTTCCTTCAAGCATTGGTGGCGACGCCGTTCGTATTATTGACTTAACAAGAGAAAATTATGATAAAAAAGATGCTTTTTATGGCGTTTTTGTAGATAGAGTCGTTGGACTTGTTGGGCTTTTAGTTTTAAACCTTATTGCTTCAATTCTATTTTATGGCACATTTGAGCAAGAGTTCTCTCAACTTATTATTTTCATAGCGCTCTCAGGCATTATCGGTTTTGCTTCACTATTTCATTTTCACAGACTCAAGTTTTTAGAAAAATACAAATTTTTAAATCTTTTCAATAGACTAGCAAAACGTTTAAACACACTGTACGCTTCAAGAATGCTGCTAATCAAACATATTAGTATATCTGTTATAGTCCATCTTTTCTCAGTACTGACAATGTACGGGCTCTCTTTGAGTTTAGGATTGGACTTATCTTTTCAAACACTTCTCATAGCTGTTCCACCGGTATTTCTTCTTACTATCGTTCCTCTTTCTCTAGCTGGATGGGGAATTCGTGAGGGTGCTATGATAGGTGTATTTATGCTCGTTGGAGCAGATCAGACTAAAGTACTAGCCATGAGTATACTCTATGGTCTACTTTTGATTATAAGTGCCCTGCCAGGCTCATACTTTTGGATAAAAAGTAAAAAGGCGACATAG
- a CDS encoding HAD family hydrolase: protein MKLALFDFDGTLTTKDSLEEFIIFAVGKRHYYFKLIFFSPIFLLYKLKIMHNSYAKELLFRLFFHKIKESDFKALASSFSAEILNAILREDIYKKFQEHKLNGDRVIVVSASMRCWLEPWTKLESVELLSTELEFKDGEFSGRFSTLNCHGQEKLNRIQKHLNLDDYEEIYAYGDSSGDTQMLSIADKSIKV, encoded by the coding sequence ATGAAGTTAGCTCTTTTTGATTTTGATGGAACGCTTACTACAAAGGACTCCCTAGAGGAGTTCATTATTTTTGCGGTTGGTAAACGCCACTACTATTTTAAGCTTATCTTTTTTTCTCCAATCTTTTTGCTTTATAAACTAAAAATAATGCACAACTCCTATGCCAAAGAGCTTCTCTTTAGACTCTTTTTTCATAAGATAAAAGAGAGCGACTTTAAGGCTTTGGCAAGCTCTTTCTCAGCAGAAATTCTCAACGCTATTTTAAGAGAAGATATTTACAAAAAGTTTCAAGAGCACAAGCTTAATGGGGATAGAGTTATAGTTGTTTCCGCTTCTATGAGGTGTTGGTTGGAGCCTTGGACAAAGCTAGAGAGCGTTGAGCTTTTATCAACAGAGCTAGAGTTTAAAGACGGAGAATTTAGTGGGCGTTTTTCTACGCTTAACTGCCATGGACAAGAGAAGTTAAATCGTATACAAAAACATCTCAATTTAGATGATTATGAAGAGATATATGCGTATGGAGATAGTAGTGGAGATACACAGATGCTCTCTATTGCCGATAAAAGCATAAAAGTTTAA
- a CDS encoding ArnT family glycosyltransferase, translating to MREILKEYAKETKIVGFILFFKLLIIALVPLTGDEAYFIKWATHLSSGYYDHPPMVGWLIYLMSFINESHIFFRLFSFFSALIVAFSIVKIAELYIEKKKAIFLGLLFLASPVDILMSLFTNDIPLVLFGTLGTQFLLYSLHKEATIKYAILAGVFLGGAFLSKYFSAFLLISLLVFVFSVYRTRAIKSVLITASIIFLAIAQNLYFNYNCCWNNIMFNFFARTESEYNFETFSNFLLNFTYVVTPWALYFLYKSKKNFVNNELFKLLVLILGLMFGIFFLVSLKNLMGIHWFVLFIPYIFLLFSFLDDKYLQKLFKYNSIFTYVHIALILGLLMALKVTPYSYLSKSYFYPDVILSAESESVCRQLDKYEDKELFALGYTNASLLSYFCKKDVNMLFNDSVFGRFDDKLIDLRELNQKDLYLFDNREITQRNVGDVCKAFSVESFNIENTPFYTAKCIGFDYEKYKKEHLHLQRERFYEIPEWLPVGKCYFNDRYFKEQE from the coding sequence ATGAGGGAGATTTTAAAAGAGTACGCCAAAGAGACCAAAATAGTTGGTTTCATACTTTTTTTTAAACTCCTAATCATCGCGTTAGTGCCACTTACTGGCGATGAAGCCTATTTTATAAAATGGGCGACACACCTTAGCAGTGGTTATTACGATCACCCTCCTATGGTTGGGTGGCTGATATACCTAATGAGTTTTATAAATGAGAGCCATATCTTTTTTAGACTTTTTTCATTTTTTTCCGCGCTTATCGTAGCGTTTAGCATAGTCAAAATTGCCGAACTTTATATAGAGAAGAAAAAAGCTATATTTTTAGGTCTACTCTTTTTAGCTTCGCCTGTTGATATTTTGATGTCGCTCTTTACAAATGATATACCACTCGTACTTTTTGGAACGCTTGGAACTCAGTTCTTACTCTACTCACTCCATAAAGAAGCTACTATAAAGTATGCGATTTTAGCCGGAGTGTTTCTAGGAGGAGCGTTTTTAAGTAAGTACTTCTCAGCTTTCTTACTTATATCTCTTTTAGTGTTTGTATTTAGCGTTTACAGAACAAGAGCCATCAAGAGCGTACTTATAACAGCGTCCATAATCTTTTTAGCCATTGCTCAAAATCTCTATTTTAACTACAACTGCTGTTGGAACAACATAATGTTCAACTTTTTTGCCAGAACCGAGAGTGAGTATAACTTTGAGACATTTTCAAATTTTCTATTAAACTTTACCTATGTTGTAACGCCGTGGGCGCTTTATTTTTTATACAAATCAAAAAAGAACTTTGTAAACAACGAACTTTTTAAACTCCTAGTTCTTATATTAGGGCTTATGTTTGGTATCTTTTTTCTTGTTTCATTAAAAAATCTTATGGGAATACATTGGTTTGTTCTTTTTATACCTTATATATTTTTACTCTTTAGTTTTTTAGATGACAAGTACCTGCAAAAACTTTTTAAATACAATTCTATTTTTACATACGTACATATCGCCCTTATTTTAGGACTTCTAATGGCTCTTAAAGTCACTCCTTACTCTTACCTCTCTAAGAGTTACTTCTACCCTGACGTTATTCTCTCCGCTGAGAGTGAGAGCGTATGCAGGCAGCTTGATAAATATGAAGATAAAGAGCTCTTTGCACTAGGTTACACAAATGCCTCACTCCTCTCATACTTTTGTAAAAAAGACGTTAACATGCTCTTTAACGACTCTGTATTTGGAAGGTTTGACGACAAACTTATAGATCTCAGAGAGTTAAATCAAAAAGATCTCTATCTCTTTGACAATAGAGAGATTACACAACGTAATGTTGGCGATGTTTGTAAAGCATTCTCAGTTGAGAGTTTCAACATAGAGAACACTCCTTTTTATACAGCAAAATGTATTGGCTTTGATTATGAAAAGTATAAAAAAGAGCATCTTCACCTACAAAGAGAAAGATTTTACGAGATTCCAGAGTGGCTGCCAGTTGGAAAGTGTTACTTTAATGACAGATACTTTAAAGAGCAAGAGTAA
- a CDS encoding SDR family oxidoreductase → MSYVLIVGAKSDIAKELSRVYSKNGYDLYLAARDVNELEEFKTDLEVRSNMNVELVELDITQFDSHQSIYSSLKERPLGVIVVSGYMNEQHVVEKDWSESLNTINVNYTGAVSLLNIIANDFEQEKRGFIVGVSSVAGDRGRKANYIYGSAKAAFSTYLSGLRNRLFESGVSVLTVKPGFVATKMTENLDLPEKLTAQPSEVAQDVFKAQQSGKDILYTKWIWRYVMLIIKHIPEFMFKKMSI, encoded by the coding sequence ATGAGTTATGTTTTAATAGTTGGAGCAAAAAGTGACATTGCCAAAGAGTTATCTCGCGTTTATTCAAAAAATGGCTATGACCTATACTTGGCTGCAAGAGACGTAAATGAACTTGAAGAGTTTAAAACCGACCTTGAAGTTCGATCAAATATGAATGTAGAGCTAGTTGAACTTGATATTACTCAGTTTGATTCACACCAGAGTATTTATAGCTCTCTTAAAGAGAGACCACTTGGCGTTATAGTAGTCTCTGGATACATGAATGAACAACATGTTGTAGAAAAGGATTGGAGTGAAAGCCTCAACACCATAAACGTAAACTATACGGGTGCCGTTTCACTTTTAAACATAATCGCAAATGATTTTGAGCAGGAAAAACGAGGTTTTATCGTTGGAGTAAGTTCAGTTGCGGGTGATCGTGGTCGTAAAGCGAACTATATTTATGGAAGCGCCAAAGCCGCGTTTAGCACTTATTTGAGTGGTCTTAGAAATAGACTCTTTGAGAGTGGCGTTAGCGTTTTAACGGTAAAACCAGGTTTTGTAGCTACAAAGATGACTGAAAATCTAGACTTACCTGAAAAACTTACTGCACAGCCAAGTGAAGTGGCGCAAGACGTCTTTAAAGCGCAACAATCCGGCAAGGACATACTCTACACAAAATGGATCTGGCGTTACGTGATGCTTATCATTAAACATATTCCAGAGTTTATGTTTAAAAAGATGAGTATATGA
- a CDS encoding FAD-binding oxidoreductase has product MSLISWGMYPKIDNEVHKLTTTAVLKETLNADNEFIAFGNGRSYGDSAINENIIHVKPYEYFLAFDENQGILHVQAGALLSDILDAYVSRGWFLKVTPGTKLITVGGAIASDIHGKNHHIEGCFSECVVEFRIMLANGEIQTAKKGDELFLATCGGMGLTGVILDAKISLKRINSQFIRQTTIKTKNLKETFDAFEEYKHLPYSVAWIDCLATNEEIGKCLLMVGDFADDGDLRYKAKSKLNIPFNFPSFALNNWSVKAFNWLYYNKAPNGVSKQRVHFDSFFYPLDSIRNWNRIYGKNGFTQYQFILPKESSFEGLEKILTKISKSGKGSFLAVLKLYGKENENYLSFPIEGYSLALDFKIEKGLFELLDELDEIVVEYGGRIYLTKDVRVSQETFEKGYPKIEKFREFREKNQMSKKFHSLQSKRLNL; this is encoded by the coding sequence TTGAGTTTAATTAGCTGGGGAATGTACCCTAAAATTGACAATGAAGTTCATAAACTAACAACTACCGCTGTTCTTAAAGAAACTTTAAACGCAGATAATGAGTTCATCGCATTTGGAAATGGAAGAAGCTATGGCGATAGCGCAATAAACGAAAATATTATCCATGTAAAACCTTATGAGTACTTTTTAGCTTTTGATGAAAATCAAGGAATTCTACACGTTCAAGCCGGAGCGCTACTTAGCGACATACTTGATGCTTACGTATCTCGCGGATGGTTTTTAAAAGTAACGCCAGGAACAAAACTTATCACTGTAGGCGGAGCCATAGCCTCAGACATACATGGAAAAAATCACCACATTGAAGGGTGTTTTAGCGAATGTGTTGTAGAGTTTAGAATAATGCTAGCAAATGGTGAAATACAAACAGCGAAAAAAGGAGATGAACTCTTTTTGGCAACCTGTGGAGGAATGGGCCTCACTGGAGTTATTTTAGACGCTAAAATATCTCTAAAGAGAATCAACTCTCAATTTATTAGACAAACAACCATCAAAACTAAAAATCTCAAAGAGACGTTCGACGCTTTTGAAGAGTATAAACATCTCCCCTACTCTGTAGCTTGGATAGACTGCCTTGCTACTAATGAAGAGATTGGAAAATGTCTCCTAATGGTTGGAGATTTTGCAGATGATGGCGATCTTAGATACAAGGCAAAATCAAAACTCAACATTCCATTTAACTTTCCATCTTTTGCTCTAAATAATTGGAGTGTAAAAGCTTTTAACTGGCTCTATTATAACAAAGCTCCAAATGGCGTTTCAAAGCAGAGAGTTCATTTTGACTCGTTTTTTTATCCACTTGACTCTATTAGAAACTGGAACCGTATTTATGGTAAAAATGGGTTTACTCAGTACCAGTTCATTCTTCCAAAAGAGAGTAGTTTTGAGGGTCTTGAAAAGATTTTAACCAAAATATCCAAGAGTGGAAAAGGCTCATTTTTAGCGGTGCTTAAACTTTATGGCAAAGAGAATGAAAACTATCTCTCTTTCCCAATAGAAGGCTACTCCCTTGCACTTGATTTTAAGATAGAAAAAGGACTTTTTGAGCTTTTAGACGAGCTTGATGAGATAGTTGTTGAGTATGGTGGACGAATCTATCTTACAAAAGACGTAAGAGTTTCTCAAGAGACGTTTGAGAAAGGTTACCCAAAAATAGAAAAATTTAGAGAGTTTCGAGAGAAAAATCAGATGAGTAAAAAATTTCATTCACTACAAAGTAAAAGGTTGAATTTATGA
- a CDS encoding GtrA family protein — MIAFRYVLFAIISTIVNLLFQYLSFELYSGFLALYLAMFVGTLAGLVLKYVLDKKYIFFHTPKNKKDDGKKFMLYSLMGVFTTFIFWAFEIVFDLFFIDENAKYLGAIIGLSIGYIVKYNLDKKFVFKD; from the coding sequence ATGATAGCTTTTCGTTATGTTCTTTTTGCTATCATTTCAACGATAGTAAACCTACTTTTTCAATATCTGAGCTTTGAGCTTTACAGTGGCTTTTTGGCTCTCTATTTAGCAATGTTTGTGGGGACTTTAGCAGGTTTAGTTCTCAAGTACGTTTTAGATAAAAAGTATATCTTTTTTCACACACCCAAAAATAAAAAAGATGATGGAAAAAAGTTTATGCTCTACTCGCTTATGGGAGTTTTTACGACTTTCATATTTTGGGCTTTTGAGATAGTGTTTGATCTCTTCTTTATAGATGAAAACGCGAAATACTTAGGTGCCATTATAGGCCTAAGCATAGGTTATATAGTAAAATACAATCTAGATAAAAAATTTGTTTTTAAGGATTAG
- a CDS encoding UbiA prenyltransferase family protein translates to MKDILTLLRPHQYVKNIFIFAPLIFAFNFTEDSIYSSFVAFALFSLIASSVYVINDYIDIEEDKKHPTKMNRPLASGAISKKSALTLFFILSTLTLVMAFIFSPNLFYVLLTYFALNIAYTLKLKHIAIVDIFIIATGFVLRLFAGSQVTNTPLSMWIIIITFLLAIFLALAKRRDDVLLSLSGKETRKNIDGYNLEFVNAAMVLMSGVVILSYLQYTVSQDVIARIGSEYLYVTTVFVVLAILRYMQITFVEQASGSPTKIVIKDAFIKVTLLLWLVSFIAIAKFL, encoded by the coding sequence ATGAAAGATATTTTAACCCTACTAAGACCCCATCAGTACGTCAAAAACATATTTATTTTTGCGCCTCTTATTTTCGCGTTTAACTTTACTGAAGATTCTATATACAGCTCATTTGTAGCGTTTGCTCTTTTTTCTTTAATTGCTAGTAGCGTCTATGTCATTAATGATTATATAGACATAGAAGAGGATAAAAAACATCCAACAAAGATGAATCGTCCTCTTGCTAGTGGAGCTATTTCAAAAAAGAGCGCGCTTACTCTCTTTTTTATTTTATCTACACTCACTTTAGTTATGGCGTTTATCTTTTCACCCAATCTCTTTTATGTACTTCTGACTTACTTCGCTTTAAACATCGCTTATACGCTTAAATTGAAACATATTGCCATAGTAGATATTTTCATAATCGCTACGGGTTTTGTTTTGAGACTTTTTGCAGGTTCACAAGTGACAAATACGCCTCTTTCCATGTGGATAATCATCATCACGTTTTTACTCGCAATCTTTTTAGCGCTTGCTAAACGCAGAGACGACGTACTACTTTCACTCTCAGGAAAAGAGACTAGAAAAAACATAGATGGATACAATCTAGAGTTTGTAAACGCGGCTATGGTTTTAATGAGTGGCGTTGTAATACTAAGCTATCTTCAGTACACGGTCTCGCAAGACGTAATAGCAAGAATAGGAAGTGAGTATCTCTACGTCACTACTGTTTTTGTAGTCCTTGCAATACTACGTTATATGCAAATAACATTTGTAGAGCAAGCAAGTGGTAGCCCAACCAAAATAGTTATAAAAGATGCCTTTATCAAAGTGACGCTTCTTCTATGGCTTGTTAGTTTTATAGCTATTGCGAAGTTTTTATGA